From Trichoplusia ni isolate ovarian cell line Hi5 chromosome 3 unlocalized genomic scaffold, tn1 tig00003252_group2, whole genome shotgun sequence, one genomic window encodes:
- the LOC113506181 gene encoding piggyBac transposable element-derived protein 4-like encodes MEPDRIIDDVGLPEASTSKSVGTGRHFPDDDDYDWQPNQRPHDLDMSYSEILSGPLGEELRVDSGSEEEEEPMSLEELRAILEETAEDVEEDPEEHERLSESFNWSSDYSTFRGQPEVYSQAGERGPNIKETDPLKLFTHVWDHDIMNSIVAQTNEYAWQTIAQASELPDGISAHSRLNDWVETTTDELYKLFAVMIFMSLMVAGRVSEYWSTGTLAMPGFRKLMSIKRYWLLMRFLHFVDNNTISVHGSDRKVAKIQPIIDHCNKKFNSMYTPRREISIDESLLLFKGRLSWIQCIRTKAARFGIKFYELCEAVTGYLLKFEVYTGKKYPQTGDSAEDSLYGFTSASAKVVLRLMQRFLNKGHCLVMDNFYNSVTLTRFLKLNKTDVIGTLNRRRMGTPRDIQILNERKLQKAAVVSRHCGDVSVLSWKDVKLVTTVSTYHNADMLPGRRAGQQILKPVVVHDYNKYMGGVDLKDQMLSMYLMERKRGMKWYLKVFKRLINVSILNIFIIHRENSTNPLSHRQFRYKLAEQLAQKYPNLTLSRLINPPALLRLDGDNHFPIYADSLEDRAGSKRNKIKRNRCVRCSLKKIRKEVNTVCQKCQKFLCLGQCWIEYHTLENL; translated from the exons ATGGAGCCAGACCGAATTATTGACGACGTCGGGCTTCCCGAAGCCAGCACTTCAAAAAGTGTG GGTACCGGAAGACATTTTCCCGATGACGACGATTATGATTGGCAGCCTAATCAAAGGCCTCATGACCTTGATATGTCTTATTCCGAG ATACTCAGTGGGCCATTAGGCGAGGAGCTAAGAGTGGATTCGGGCAGTGAGGAAGAGGAGGAACCTATGTCGCTGGAGGAGCTTCGAGCTATCCTGGAAGAGACAGCCGAAGATGTTGAGGAAGATCCCGAAGAACACGAGAGGCTGTCTGAATCTTTCAATTGGTCAAGCGATTATAGTACATTTAGAGGTCAACCGGAAGTTTATTCCCAGGCAGGCGAGCGAGGTCCCAATATTAAGGAAACAGATCCTCTGAAGCTATTCACTCATGTTTGGGATCACGATATAATGAACAGTATTGTGGCACAGACCAACGAGTATGCCTGGCAAACGATAGCGCAAGCATCCGAGTTACCGGACGGTATCTCGGCGCATTCTCGATTAAATGATTGGGTAGAAACCACTACTGATGAGCTGTACAAGCTCTTTGCGGTGATGATTTTTATGTCGCTGATGGTCGCAGGACGTGTGAGTGAATACTGGAGCACGGGTACCCTGGCCATGCCAGGTTTTCGTAAACTTATGAGTATAAAACGGTACTGGCTACTCATGCGTTTCCTGCACTTTGTCGATAACAATACTATCAGTGTTCATGGTTCCGATCGTAAAGTTGCTAAGATACAACCCATCATTGaccattgtaataaaaagtttaatagcatGTACACGCCTCGCAGAGAAATAAGCATTGACGAATCGTTGCTGCTTTTTAAAGGACGCTTGAGTTGGATTCAGTGTATCCGTACAAAAGCAGCACGGTTTggtatcaaattttatgaactttgcgAGGCGGTTACAGGCTATTTGCTCAAATTTGAGGTTTACAcgggaaaaaaatatccacagacAGGGGACTCTGCGGAGGACTCCTTGTATGGCTTTACGAGCGCAAGTGCGAAAGTGGTGCTAAGGCTCATGCAAAGATTCCTCAACAAAGGTCACTGTCTTGTAAtggataacttttataattcagttactttgacacgatttttaaagttgaataagaCCGATGTCATCGGAACTCTGAACAGGCGAAGAATGGGGACACCGAGGGACATACAAATTCTCAACGAAAGGAAACTTCAAAAAGCAGCAGTGGTAAGTAGACACTGTGGTGACGTATCTGTCTTATCCTGGAAAGACGTTAAATTAGTAACCACAGTGTCGACTTACCACAATGCGGACATGTTGCCTGGAAGAAGAGCAggacaacaaatattgaagccTGTGGTTGTGCACGACTACAATAAGTACATGGGCGGTGtagatttaaaagatcaaatGCTGTCCATGTACTTAATGGAACGCAAAAGGGGGATGAAATGGTACTTGAAAGTGTTCAAACGGCTAATAAATGTTagcattttgaacatttttatcatacatcGCGAGAACAGCACAAATCCCCTCAGCCACAGGCAATTCAGATATAAATTGGCGGAGCAACTGGCTCAGAAATACCCAAATTTGACCTTATCTCGGCTAATAAATCCTCCTGCTCTTCTCCGCTTAGATGGTGATAATCACTTTCCAATCTATGCAGATTCTTTAGAAGATCGAGCGGGgagcaaaagaaacaaaattaaaagaaaccgcTGCGTTCGTtgctccttaaaaaaaatacggaaagaAGTTAACACCGTTTGCCAGAAGTGTCAGAAGTTCCTTTGTCTCGGTCAATGTTGGATTGAATACCACACTctcgaaaatttataa